GACCTGCCCGGCGACACCGGCATCCGCTTCTTTCCGCTGTCCGCCAATGCCGCGCAGCCGGTATCGATCGCCACGATCGAGAAGGGGCGCGCGACCCCGTTGCGCTATGATCCGACCATGTTCGAGACACCGGCTGGCAATGCCGTGGCGGCGCTGGGGCCGGATGCGGGTTTTGCCGGTTTCCGTATCATGAACGCCAAGCGCGATGGCGACTGGCTATCCTTCCTTGGGGCAAGCTATTTTCGCGCGCCCAGTCCGCAAAAACAGTTCGGCCTGTCCGCTCGCGCCATCGCGATCAACACCAGCTTGCAGGGCAAGGAAGAATTTCCGCGTTTTACCCATTTCTGGCTGGAGCGGACGGGCAATAGCAGCGTCACCATCTATGCGCTGCTGGACGGCGCATCGATCACCGGCGCTTTCCGCTTCGTCAGCAGCCTGGGGCCGCAAGGGGTGCAGCAGGACGTGACCGCCGCGCTGTTCCCCCGGCGGGCGATCCCGGAACTCGGGCTGATGCCGATGACGAGCATGTTCTGGTACGATCAGGCGAACCGCACGCAGGGCACCGACTGGCGGCCGGAAATCCACGATAGCGACATGCTGTCCATCGCCAGCGCCGACGGCACCGCCCATGCCCGCCCGATCGTCAATCCGTCGGCACCGCATTTCAGCGCCTTCAAGGAGGTAAACCCCAAGGGGTTCGGGCTGCTGCAACGCGATCGGAATTTCGATCATTATCAGGATGACGGCGTGTTCTACGATCGGCGCCCGTCGCTATGGGCGACACCGGCCAAGCCGCTGGGCGCGGGCGATGTGCGCCTCTACGCCTTTCCCACCGACAGCGAATATACCGACAATGTCGCCGCTTATTGGACCCCAGCG
This window of the Sphingobium sp. CR2-8 genome carries:
- a CDS encoding glucan biosynthesis protein; amino-acid sequence: MTQIDRRAMIAATGAALLLRPDTLLAQSGEAFSWAALVAQAQRLSRAPFKDTPLHPGAAKVDYDALHKARFRDERTLWGDLPGDTGIRFFPLSANAAQPVSIATIEKGRATPLRYDPTMFETPAGNAVAALGPDAGFAGFRIMNAKRDGDWLSFLGASYFRAPSPQKQFGLSARAIAINTSLQGKEEFPRFTHFWLERTGNSSVTIYALLDGASITGAFRFVSSLGPQGVQQDVTAALFPRRAIPELGLMPMTSMFWYDQANRTQGTDWRPEIHDSDMLSIASADGTAHARPIVNPSAPHFSAFKEVNPKGFGLLQRDRNFDHYQDDGVFYDRRPSLWATPAKPLGAGDVRLYAFPTDSEYTDNVAAYWTPAAAPRAGTRIDLAYRLGWSAAQTPASTGIATVDNIWRGRGDGPDADRLVIDFTGIPANAKPDIWADVAGGSLVKKAGYPILGRDGLFRVILDIQRARGKSANIRLQLRDGNRTSSEYVHYPLGV